A genome region from Cyprinus carpio isolate SPL01 chromosome B23, ASM1834038v1, whole genome shotgun sequence includes the following:
- the pard6b gene encoding partitioning defective 6 homolog beta, translating to MNKNHRVPSNRTLSAVEVKSKFGAEFRRFSLDRSKPGRFDEFYGLLQHVHRIPNVDLLVGYADVHGDLLPINNDDNYHKAISMAAPLLRLFLQRKEEADYSAFGTDTVTRKKTPAALAAVLLRPDANKKKPPIIISLPKDFRPVSSIIDVDILPETHRRVRLYKHGQEKPLGFYIRDGSSVRVTPQGLEKVPGIFISRMVPGGLADSTGLLAVNDEVLEVNGIEVSGKSLDQVTDMMIANSHNLIITVKPANQRNNVVRSSGGGSSGRSTDSNTSFYGYSTPGSMVMTPSHIIQNYEPDEESEEEEDLVIEADRGAKLFPQAGARATASTSMPALPRYEPHLDLRPSNGTMASSVSVGSLNAHDRGLEGRNLEEEGTVITL from the exons ATGAACAAAAACCACCGAGTGCCGAGCAACCGAACTCTGAGCGCCGTGGAGGTGAAGAGCAAG TTTGGAGCAGAATTCAGGCGTTTCTCTTTGGACCGGTCCAAGCCGGGACGCTTTGATGAGTTCTATGGCTTGCTGCAGCATGTGCATCGGATCCCCAATGTTGATCTGCTTGTGGGTTACGCCGATGTCCACGGGGACCTACTGCCAATCAACAACGATGACAACTACCATAAAGCAATCTCCATGGCAGCGCCCCTGCTCCGTCTCTTCTTGCAGCGGAAAG AGGAGGCAGATTACTCTGCATTCGGCACGGACACTGTGACCCGTAAGAAGACCCCAGCGGCACTCGCAGCGGTCCTCCTTCGACCGGACGCCAACAAGAAGAAGCCTCCTATCATCATCAGCCTGCCTAAAGATTTCCGGCCAGTGTCCTCCATCATCGACGTGGACATCCTCCCAGAGACGCACCGCCGCGTCCGTCTATACAAACACGGTCAAGAGAAACCACTGGGCTTCTACATCCGTGATGGTTCCAGCGTGCGCGTTACACCCCAAGGCCTGGAAAAGGTCCCGGGCATCTTCATCTCCCGCATGGTCCCCGGAGGCCTGGCGGATAGCACGGGACTGCTGGCCGTCAACGACGAGGTGCTTGAAGTCAACGGCATCGAGGTGAGCGGGAAGTCTTTGGACCAAGTAACGGACATGATGATCGCTAACAGCCACAACCTCATTATAACCGTCAAGCCGGCCAATCAGCGCAATAACGTGGTACGTAGCAGCGGCGGCGGCAGCTCAGGACGATCTACTGACAGCAACACCAGTTTTTATGGTTACTCGACACCGGGTTCGATGGTGATGACCCCGTCCCATATTATCCAGAACTATGAACCGGATGAGGAgagcgaggaggaggaggatctgGTGATCGAGGCGGACAGAGGGGCTAAACTTTTTCCGCAGGCAGGGGCACGGGCGACGGCCAGCACCAGCATGCCCGCCTTGCCCAGATACGAGCCCCACCTCGACCTCCGCCCCTCAAATGGTACCATGGCAAGCAGTGTGAGCGTGGGGTCTCTGAATGCCCATGACAGGGGATTAGAAGGGCGAAATCTAGAGGAGGAGGGCACAGTCATTACACTGTAA